In Chitinophaga oryzae, the sequence TGCTCAACTCGTTCAGCCGTTTTACGTCCTGCCCGGGTGTTACCTGGTCCCGGTAGTTGACATCGGTCGACTTGCTGTGGGAAGGGGATACTCTTAACAGGAAAGTGAGTTTCTGCCGCCATGTATACGTCAGTGCTGCGCTGATCGCGTTGTACAGGGCACTGCTCTTCTGCCGCTGCCACAGGTACAGGGAGCTGTCCGCTTTTACGGTGTCATCACCATAGGTGTCGGTGTTATCATGCCCGGAGCCCCTCACGCCCTTGCCACTGCTGTTTATATTCAGCGTCAGGCCTACTTTACGGCTGGAAAAAAATGTCATGAAAGAGGCCAGGTTATAGGTAGGCATGTCTACGGTATTGCCCGACGACATCCGCTGTAAATTCGACAGAATTCCCGACTGGCGCAACTCGTTACTGTTTTCAATTTCATTGCGCATGAGTGTGCCCGATACCGTCGTCATCATATGAAAATCGCCCTTGCTGACACGGGCATTCAAGGTGAGCGTCTGGTCCGTATAAGTGTTTTGGGTAGACCTCCTGGTATTGCGTTTCAGGCTACCTTCCTTGTAAAACTCTTCCGAAAAACTTTCCACCTCACTTACCTGGTGTCTCCGCCCTATGGCGTAGTCCGCGCCAAAATTTAATTTACCTATGGTATTACCATAATGCATTTGGGTGGCCAGGACTTTCGCCTGTCCTCCCGAACCGCCACCGCCGGATGAAAATGCGCTTCCCATACCGCTGATGGTCCCAACAGGATCACCGGATATAATCCCCAAAGGCTCCTGGCTGCCAGCAGCCGACAGACTCCATTGGTTCCATCCGTCAATGGACTTGGCGGAAGCGCCCGCCCTGTAACGGTCAAACGAACCGCCTTCTGCCACCACATGGTACATCCGGCCGGCGGACTTATCGGCTTTGGTCACCACGTTCAGCGTCTGGGAAGAAGCTTCTGATTTAGACAATCTTGGCCCTGTTCCGTTTTCATTGTCCTGGATCACCTGGATACGTTCCACAATATCTGCCGGCAGCTCTTTAATGGCAGCGGCAACATCACCATTGAAATATTTTGCGCCGTTAAAGAGCGCCCTGTTGACCAGCTTGCCGCGATAGGTCAGCTGACCGTTGGCATCCGTCTGGAAGCCTTCCATCTTCTTCAGCATGTCTTCCAGCCGGGCCAGATCACGCACCACGTAATCCTTTGCCCAGAACTCGGTGGTATCTCCTCTTTCCTGTGGCCCTTTCGCAGTGGTCACCGCCACCTCTTTCAGCTGCACCATGCCGGAACCCATCACCACAGGTGGCAATACAAGAACAGGCTTCGTATCATTCAGGAAATATTTTTTGCGGTAAGGACGATAACTCATGACCTGTACCTCCAGGGTGAAACTTTCGCTCCGCACCGCCGGGAAATTAAATACTCCATATTCAGAAGTCACCGTATGCAACGTATCTTTTGGCGATATCAACCGTACCATCGCCGAAGGGATTTTTCTGCCCAAACTGTCCCTTACAATACCATTCACTCTCCTGACCGACAACAGTTTAGCAGCTGATTTCTCGTATACCTGCGCCACCAGCGCGGCACCGGGCATTAACAATAAAAATAAAGCGAGTAATAAAATCTTCTGCAAACGACTTATTTTAGGCTGTAGGTAATGGATAATTTTGATTCGACCATGAGATCGTCGACAGCTTCCGGCGTGCCCCTCTCCATGTTAAACCCGCTGATGTATCCTACCCCGTTGAGAGCGGCCGCTATGTCTTTTTCCCCTGGAATGACAATCCGTATATACACCGTTCCGCTTTTTGCCGGCAGCAGTTTCATGGGAATGGCCAGTTCACAATCCGCGCCCACCACACTGGTGACAGCCTCTTTGGGCACCTCGGCTGCTGCCGGCATCCCGTTGACAGACGTGGGAATGGTCTGCATCAACATATCGCCGGCCGACGACTGGCGGTCTTTCTGTTCCCGTTCCCAAAATCCGCCGGCGGCCAGCAGCCCTTCATCATTATAGATTGTCAGTGTATCAAAGGACCGCCCGTCAACTTTTTTTACTTCGAGGAAGTTCCACATGTCGTCCTTGTTGAGACTGAAATGCCCGGGATAGAAAATTTTAAGACCGTCTTTATCTTCTTTTTCTTTGCCGATCTCAAACGACATCCGCCCCTCCAGCACTATCTTCCAGGCATATTTGGGACGCCGCAGGGCTATGTACAGATAGTCGTGATCGTTATGCACGTCGTAGTAAAGCCGGGCCGCTTTGTCATAGTGGCGTAAAGTATCTCCCCACTCCTTCAGCTGGCCATCAATGATGACGTTGCCAGGCGGAGAAGATTGTGCATGGGCGACACCCGTAAAACATCCCCCTGAAAATAACAGGCAACAGAGACCCCGGCATAATAAATAAACAGGTAGTTTCTTCATCATAAAAAAAAGAGATTTACTTCTCCAGCCTGGATTTGATCAGCTGATCTATTTCCACATTCAGGCCGTCTTCGATGCGTAACAACACTTTACCGTCCTTGTCCAGCAGGAACTTGGTGGGATAGGAAGTTACCCGGAAGGCTTTTACGATGTCTAATCCGCCCGATCCTTCGTCGTTCAGTACATGTACCCAGTCCACCCCGTCTTTTTTGATGGCCGCCAGCCAGTTGGCGGTGGCTTTGTCCAGCGGCGTTTTATCTCCATGTACGTTTTCATTGGCTACGGCAACAATCTCCAGCCCCCTGTCTTTATACGCGGCGTACAGCTCTTTTAAATGAGGATGGCTCTGGCGGCAGGCCCCGCACCAGCTGCCCCAGAAGTCAAGGATGATCAGTTTCCCCCTGTAATCGCTCAGGCGGACGGTTTTGCCGTATTGGTTTTTCCGGATGAAATCCGGCGCCTGCATACCGGTAAGGGCTATCTGCTTTAAATGCACGATCCTGTCCCGGATTTTTTTCGCTGCCTGTGTGTTCTTCAGCCTGTTGCTCAGTTTTTCATAGGCGATGGCATAGCTGTCTGCGCTATACATCCCGTGGTTATAGTCCAGTTCATACAGGCTGACATAAGAATCAGGATGTGCCTCAACAAATTGCTGCATGATAATGCGTTTCTCGCGGTAGAGGGCCGCAGGTTTCGTTGTCACAAAATTATAGAAGGCTATGCTGTCTTTTTCGCGGTCTATCGCCTGCAGTTGTTTTATCATTTCCGCCTCCCCGATGTCTTTCCTTAACAGGGTGTTTAATAACCCTACATCCCGCAACACTTCTTTTTTATCGACACTGTCCTTCGACAAAAAGGTCATCACCAGCTCCGGCTCCAGGTCAAACATGCCTGCTGTACTGTCTTTCCCGTCCTGTTGCCGGCAAATTCCTGCCAAAGGGAACAGCAGCATTCCCCACAGAACTATTCTTTTCATGATCATTGCTAAATATGATAATGGTTGATATTATCCTACAGGCACCGGCGACGGGAAAAAGGGTGAAGGCAAAAAGAAAAAGCAGGACACTTTGTCCTGCTTTTAGCATCATGCTGATGATCTTGTTATGCTGAAACGACCGTGATATCAGGATGGTCTGCAATAATCTCCATTACTATATCAAAATAAGTCTGGCCACGGCCCTCCTCCAATTCCTTCAGTTTCTCTTCAAAATACCTGCGGTTAAACGGTGCGCCGGGCGACAACTTTTCCTCGTAGTACTTCCGGGTGGCTTCCACCCCCAATGCTGCTTTACTATGCGCGATGTCTTTCCAGACCAGCACCACCCGTTCGTCTCCCGTGATAGCGCCAAAACCGCCATGCAGCAGATCGTTGAAGCCATCGAGGCTGTTGCCCAGCTTCCAGTCTTCCCCGGCCATGAATAAACGGTTTATTTCCGCGTAGAAGTCAGGAATGGCATTGATCCGGCTCCCTTCAATGACGAACGTTTTTTGCTGCATACGAAGTATTATGCAGCCAAGGTAATGAAATACAGGGACTTTGATTTTCCCGGATTTTTTCGTATATTAACAAAACGAAACCTGTTTCGTCGTCAAAACTACTATCCATGCAATACTTAAAAAAGAACCTGAAAGCTGTTATTTTTGTTGCCGCCATCGTGGTGGAACTCCTTGCCCAGCTGTTCAAACATATTTGACAACCCGGCAGTATCCGCCTGCTGTATAAAAAACAAACGAAGAGGACGTCCCCTTTACCGGGGACGTCCTCTTCGTTTGTCAGATACTGTGTTTCTTTTTATTGTTTAACAATCTTTTTCAGGTACACCTGTTTTACACCGTTCTTCACTCTTACGAGGTAAACGCCCGGAGGCAGCGAGGAAATATCCAGCTGGGCGTTAACGATGCCTATTTCACGACGCAGCACTTCACGGCCGTTTACATCCAGCAGGCTCACTTCTGATTTTCCGGTGAATCCTGTAAGGTTGATGTTCATGATATTGTTGACAGGGTTCGGGAACACATCCACTTTCTGCTCTTTGCTGATCACGTCCTTACCGATCACCGCCTCTTCGCCGCGGCTCGCAGTACCTGTCTGTACACGCAGCGTGTAGCAGGTAGTAGCGCTGTTGGCGCCACTGTAGCCATACACCTGTGCATAATAAGTACCTGCGGCCACTGTTCTGCTGATGGTTTCATTGCTGGTGCCGGCGGCCTGTGAAATGGCCACTTGCGTACCCGCGCTGTTCAGCAGCTTCAGGTCGTAATCGCCGGGCAGTGTCCCCAAGGTGATGGTGATAGTACCACCGGTAGTGATCACAAATTTATAGTGATCAATATCACCGCTCGGGCTGATCAAACCTGTAACATCGGTGTTAAACGGAATGGTGGCGGCGCCGGAGCGGGTATCGTTGGTGGAATTATCCAGCGGATTGGCGCAGCCGGAGGAGGTTAAAGTAGTGAACTGCGCCGCTGCGTAGCTACTGTTGCCGCTTGCGCAGTTGGTCCGCACCCTCCAGTCATACAAGGTGTTGGACGTTAAACCGCTCAGGTTAACCGACAAGGAAGTGGTTGCGGTAGCCGCATTGGTCCATGTGGATGAAGTATTGGGCTTATAGTCCACATCATAGCTCACAGCACCGCTCACTGCTGCCCAGCCGACGGTGGCCCCTGCGGCAGTCACACCGGAGCTGGTTAAACCAGCCGGCGCGTTACAGGTACCTGTTGACGTAGTGGTGAACTGCGCTGTTGAATAAGTGCTGCTGCCGCTGCTGCAATTGGTCCTTACCCTGTAATCATAGGTCGTTCCGGTGGTGAGGCCGGTCAGTCCTACAGAAACGGCGGTCGTTCCGGTGGCCGCATTGGTCCATGTGCCGGAGCTGGCAGGTTTGTAATCCACATCATACGATACCGCGCCACTGGCAGCGGTCCATCCTACGGTCGCCGATGTGGTGGTAACAGCGGAAGCGGTAAGGCCTGCCGGAGCAGCGCAACCGGAGCCGGAGGTGATGGTGAAGTTGGTGTTGGAGATATCAAAGAAGATATTCCCTACTGCTTCCACCTTTATTCTGGCGGTGGTAGTGGGTGTATTGGGAATCGTTACCGTTTCGCTGCCATCGTTGGGGGTACTGGCCACCAGGGTGCTGAAGGTGTTACCGCCGTCTGTGGAGATCGATATTTTCACGTTGGCGGTGCTCACAGGCGCCGCTGTGGTATTAGCCACGTTCCAGGTAACAGATTGCGATGAGTTGCCGGCCCATGATACGTTGGTGTTGGGAGACGTTACGGTAAACGGCCCGGAGGTGTTGGTCACGGTAATGGTGGCATCTGCGAAGTTGGTCTGCCCGATGGTCACCGGAGCGGTGGAACTGTACGGCGCATTGTCTCTTACCGTTAAGCGGAATTTCAACGTCCTGGAAACGGAGCTCAGCGCTTCTGTATTAGCGCCGGCATCGCCACCTGCCAGCGGACCTGATACCGAACCACCGGCGAGGATCGTTGCCAGTTTGGGAAAGTATCTTACCGGGGTGGTGACAGGCGCATAGGATATCCAGTTGGGCCCGGACGCTTTGGTGGCGCTGGCCACGCTGGAGCTGCCTGTCTGTGAGGAGGTGGCGTTATCATTCTGCTCCCAGGAATACGTCAGCACGTCGCCGGCATTAGCGTCTGTTGCGGAGCCGGTCAGCGCAAAGGGGGTGCTGATGGGAATGGTAAAGTTACCGCCGGCATTCACCACCGGGGTGGCGTTGTTGGCGGAGATACTGGTCGTTACCGGGCATGTTTTCCCTGAAAGGTTGGACTGGATCTGTGCAATGGAAGCAGCGTGATAATACGCAATGGAGTGTGGGGCGAGGTCCTGGCTGGTAATGCCGGCATACCCCATAATGGTGATACCGGAACCAGGTTCCACGTTCACACCGGTGCCTTCGTTGCTCATGGAAAAAGTGTGGTTGGCGCCCAGCTGGTGGCCTACTTCATGCACCACATAGTCGATATCGAAATTATCGCCCTGTGGAATGTTGTCGGCAGGAGAAGTAAAACCGCTGCCTTTGGAGTTGTCGACGCAAATACAGCCGATGCAACCGGCGTTGCCGCCACCGCCGGATGCACCGAACAGGTGGCCGATATCATAGTTCGCTGCTCCGATTTTTGTGTTCAGGGTATTTTGCAATTCACTGTTCCATGCTCCTCCCGCGCCTGAGCTGGCGGCGGAATAGGGATCGGTGTTCGGATCATAATAGATCACATTGGTGCTGGCTGCGATCAGGTTAAGGTGCAGGGCCAGGTCTTTTTCATAAACGCCGTTACAACGGGTCAGCGTAGCGTTGATAGCCGCCAGTACCAGCGATACCTGTGAGGCGCTGGTAGCCCCGAAATAGTTGGAATATTCCGCCGTAACGGATTGTGCCAGCCGCAGCGTTTTGGCGTCGCCGGTAGACCGTGCCACGGTACCTACCTGGTTGCCGATGCTGGCAGCCAGCTTCTGCTCGGGCGTAGAACATTTCCAGGGCAATGTCTTTGGTTGTTTTTTGAACACTGCGTACACCGTGTGGTCAGCAGAATAAGGTTCGATGAACTCATTTTGTTTTTCCGTGCGGAAGACCATAGCCTGTATCCCCTGCGGAGAAATGCTCAGTTTTAAGGTAGCGTTTTTGTCGGTTATGCCTTTCCCGGAAAACGCTCTTATCTCCGGGAATTGGGCTTGTAAGGCAGGTTCGAAATTAGAAGCTTCCACAACGGTGTACTGCTCAATTTCTCCGTCGGCGTTCGGCAGCGAAATGATGACCGCCTGCGAGGCGGCGTTGCCTACGGTCCTGAATACGTCTCTTTTCAAAGGCGTCAGGTTCAGGTCAAATAATTTGTATTGGGCGGGAAAAGCAAGGCGCGCCACGGCTTTGTCGGTGGCAATCCTGGCGACATCGGTATGCGGCCGCCAGTAGTCCTGCGCATACGATAGGGTACTACACAACAATGCTGTTGCGAGAAGTAAAACTTTTTTCATTGGTAGTTCAGATTTTGGTAAAAAAAGGGTTGTTTTTTCAGATATAGTTTAGTGCTAGTGCTCCGGGTTTTAAATCGGGTTTTTGTGAATAATGGTTGTTTATGTTGCTTACATAAATGTAGCAGAACTCTCTGCGGCAGAAATACACGACTACTATTTTTCCAAATAAAAAACGGCTGCCGCTGTATTTACAGAGACAACCGCTTGTATATGAAGGGGGATCTTATCTTACAATACCAACGTTTTCCCTTTGGGCACCGCTTTTGCAGGCTTTGGCAGGAATCCTGCCTGCTGCAGCTCCCGCACACTGTCTTTCACCGCCCTTATAATCTGGCGTACATGTTCGTCGGTATGGGCATCGGACAGGAAGCAGGTCCTTCCCTCCCATATATATACCCCTTTCTCCAGCAGGTGATAGAAAAAGAGGTCCATATTGGAGGTAATGGCGAAATAGAACAGTGAGCCGAAATTATGTACGTCCATCGGTACGTTGTTCTCTTTCAGGAAGGCCGACAGCTCGCTGACCAGCCTGGTGGTACGGGCATTCAGTTGTTCCTGCAACGCGGGGCCCCGCTGCTGCAGTTCTTTCAGCAACGCCAGCGTAGCAGACATGCTCAGCGGATGTTTACAGAAGGTACCGGCAAAAAAGGTGGTATCTGTTGCAGGATAGGAATCGTCGCCGTACTGCCACATGCCGCCGTCCAGTGCGTCCATATACTTACGGGAACCGGCGATAATGCCTATCGGTAACCCGCCGCCCGCTATCTTACCGTAAGTGGCCAGGTCGGCGCGTACGCCAAAATACGCCTGTGCCCCGCCGGGATGGATGCGGAAGCCGGTGATCATCTCGTCAAAGATCAGGGCGATGTCTTCTGCGGCGGTCATATCGCGCAGGGCGTGCAGCAACGCTTTGGGCTGATACCCCGGCTTACGGCTCTGTACCGGTTCCACCAGTACGGCGGCCAGTTCATGCTTATGTGCGCGTATCTGTTCCACCACATCGGGATGATGATAGTCAAATATCAATACATCTGCCACCATGTTATGAACGATGCCGGCGGCCATGGGTACGCCTGCATGGCTTCTCTCCAGGTCTTCCGGAGCGGCCAGCGTACCATCGAAATGGCCGTGATAGGAGCCGGCGAAGACGGCCACCTTTTTTCTGCCGGTAACGGTGCGGGCCAGCCTCACGGCGGTCATCACCGCTTCGGTTCCGGAGTTGTGGAAGCTGGCGCGTTCTGTTCCGGTGAGCGATGTCACCAGTTCAGCTACCTGGCCGGCCAGCGGTGTTTGCGGCCCCAGCTGGAAGCCCTGCTGCAGCTGCTGCTGAAGGGCGTCGATGATCGCCGGCGGACAATGCCCCAGCAGGTCTACACCAAAGCCCATCGCCAGGTCGATGTAGGTATTGCCGTCCAGGTCCGTGATGGTAGCGCCGGCAGACGAAGCCGCCTGGATAGGATATACCAGTTCCTTGGTAGAGAAACGGAACCCCGCCGAAGCACGGTTGTCCGTCAATACTGACCTGTATTGCTGTGTATGCGCTTTTGATTTTTGTGTTTTGAGATTATACCGGCGGATAAACGCATCCAGGTACTGTTGCTGCTCCTCGCTGTAGCCGGACTGCCCGGGGCGGGTTTCCATTTTAGGAAAAATGGAACGATGCTGCACCGGCGCTTTCGTTACTTCGGCGGCGACCGGCGCGGGAAGCGTTGTGCCGTTGCCGTTAGCCTTTATGCCTGCTGCCGCTTCGGCAGGCAGTTGTCCGGTACCCAGGTGCTGTGACAACAGCGTCAGCTGTTGCTCCAGGAAATCGAACAAACGTTGCGATACGGCAGGATCGGCCGGACCTGAATGGTGCACGGCCCCGTTGGTTTTTACGGGAGCTGTCGCCGCCAGCTTTACCGCCGGAGCTACCGCCGGTACTTCCTGCGCTACGGGTAGCGGCGCTGCTGCAGGCGTAGCTTCCGGTATGCCGTCGGCGATATAGTCCGTTATCAGCCGGATGGTCGTCAGCGTTTCAAACAGCTGCCGGATACTGAAATTGACGTTGTATTTTTTTTCTATCTTCCTGATGGCGCTCGCCAGCACCAGCGAGTCGGCGCCCATTTCCAGGAACCGGGCATGTATATCAATATCAGCGGCGGGCATCTTCAGCAGGCTGCTGAAGATGTCGGTAATATCCCGCAGTATGGCGGCACGCTGGGACGATGCATGAGGAGTGTCGGTCATAATCTTGTTTTTTTGTTCGTATTGCGGATGGGTAACAGGTAGTATTTCTTTTTCAAAGGCCCAGTAACGCTGACGGTTAAACGAATACACCGGCAGATGTGCTCTTCGCTGGTCCTGCTGGTCAAACAGCTGTTCTGCCCGGACAGGCAATCCTTTGACATATAACGTCAGTAATGCCTGCAGCATCATGTCCCAGGAGGAATGCCCGATTTTCATGCAGGGCAGCAGGCAGTCTTCCGCATATGCCGCGGTGAGCTGCACCATCGACAGCAGGTTGGGCTGCGGGCCCAGCTCCATCAGGATGTCGCCACCCAGCGCGGAGATGGTCTGTATACTTTTGGCGAACATTACCGGCGAAATGATCTGATCGCACCAGTAACGA encodes:
- a CDS encoding zinc-dependent metalloprotease gives rise to the protein MKKVLLLATALLCSTLSYAQDYWRPHTDVARIATDKAVARLAFPAQYKLFDLNLTPLKRDVFRTVGNAASQAVIISLPNADGEIEQYTVVEASNFEPALQAQFPEIRAFSGKGITDKNATLKLSISPQGIQAMVFRTEKQNEFIEPYSADHTVYAVFKKQPKTLPWKCSTPEQKLAASIGNQVGTVARSTGDAKTLRLAQSVTAEYSNYFGATSASQVSLVLAAINATLTRCNGVYEKDLALHLNLIAASTNVIYYDPNTDPYSAASSGAGGAWNSELQNTLNTKIGAANYDIGHLFGASGGGGNAGCIGCICVDNSKGSGFTSPADNIPQGDNFDIDYVVHEVGHQLGANHTFSMSNEGTGVNVEPGSGITIMGYAGITSQDLAPHSIAYYHAASIAQIQSNLSGKTCPVTTSISANNATPVVNAGGNFTIPISTPFALTGSATDANAGDVLTYSWEQNDNATSSQTGSSSVASATKASGPNWISYAPVTTPVRYFPKLATILAGGSVSGPLAGGDAGANTEALSSVSRTLKFRLTVRDNAPYSSTAPVTIGQTNFADATITVTNTSGPFTVTSPNTNVSWAGNSSQSVTWNVANTTAAPVSTANVKISISTDGGNTFSTLVASTPNDGSETVTIPNTPTTTARIKVEAVGNIFFDISNTNFTITSGSGCAAPAGLTASAVTTTSATVGWTAASGAVSYDVDYKPASSGTWTNAATGTTAVSVGLTGLTTGTTYDYRVRTNCSSGSSTYSTAQFTTTSTGTCNAPAGLTSSGVTAAGATVGWAAVSGAVSYDVDYKPNTSSTWTNAATATTSLSVNLSGLTSNTLYDWRVRTNCASGNSSYAAAQFTTLTSSGCANPLDNSTNDTRSGAATIPFNTDVTGLISPSGDIDHYKFVITTGGTITITLGTLPGDYDLKLLNSAGTQVAISQAAGTSNETISRTVAAGTYYAQVYGYSGANSATTCYTLRVQTGTASRGEEAVIGKDVISKEQKVDVFPNPVNNIMNINLTGFTGKSEVSLLDVNGREVLRREIGIVNAQLDISSLPPGVYLVRVKNGVKQVYLKKIVKQ
- a CDS encoding peroxiredoxin family protein encodes the protein MKRIVLWGMLLFPLAGICRQQDGKDSTAGMFDLEPELVMTFLSKDSVDKKEVLRDVGLLNTLLRKDIGEAEMIKQLQAIDREKDSIAFYNFVTTKPAALYREKRIIMQQFVEAHPDSYVSLYELDYNHGMYSADSYAIAYEKLSNRLKNTQAAKKIRDRIVHLKQIALTGMQAPDFIRKNQYGKTVRLSDYRGKLIILDFWGSWCGACRQSHPHLKELYAAYKDRGLEIVAVANENVHGDKTPLDKATANWLAAIKKDGVDWVHVLNDEGSGGLDIVKAFRVTSYPTKFLLDKDGKVLLRIEDGLNVEIDQLIKSRLEK
- a CDS encoding barstar family protein, which produces MQQKTFVIEGSRINAIPDFYAEINRLFMAGEDWKLGNSLDGFNDLLHGGFGAITGDERVVLVWKDIAHSKAALGVEATRKYYEEKLSPGAPFNRRYFEEKLKELEEGRGQTYFDIVMEIIADHPDITVVSA
- a CDS encoding TonB-dependent receptor, whose product is MQKILLLALFLLLMPGAALVAQVYEKSAAKLLSVRRVNGIVRDSLGRKIPSAMVRLISPKDTLHTVTSEYGVFNFPAVRSESFTLEVQVMSYRPYRKKYFLNDTKPVLVLPPVVMGSGMVQLKEVAVTTAKGPQERGDTTEFWAKDYVVRDLARLEDMLKKMEGFQTDANGQLTYRGKLVNRALFNGAKYFNGDVAAAIKELPADIVERIQVIQDNENGTGPRLSKSEASSQTLNVVTKADKSAGRMYHVVAEGGSFDRYRAGASAKSIDGWNQWSLSAAGSQEPLGIISGDPVGTISGMGSAFSSGGGGSGGQAKVLATQMHYGNTIGKLNFGADYAIGRRHQVSEVESFSEEFYKEGSLKRNTRRSTQNTYTDQTLTLNARVSKGDFHMMTTVSGTLMRNEIENSNELRQSGILSNLQRMSSGNTVDMPTYNLASFMTFFSSRKVGLTLNINSSGKGVRGSGHDNTDTYGDDTVKADSSLYLWQRQKSSALYNAISAALTYTWRQKLTFLLRVSPSHSKSTDVNYRDQVTPGQDVKRLNELSNDNMLREYKLPAALSVKYSYNTKISLELAGKYEINWQQTKLHLKELDLSTRTGAFLPSVTLDYALSTAGSVTASYSRNIRLPSLLQLNEKPYFATPFDVVIGNKELRAGMTDNWHLRGSYMFPQAGMQVSGELTYSQLHNEIGTNRLVRIDTVTKTIRTETYYLNVKGGNNKNATYSLSKNLRQLNIVFKLDGHLMWGKQLYLADGQQAITLQRNMSHSFTASSTPVKWLDIASGVVYSGSRNINSLQPGRPLYNNEFNVLLKGAFFLPADVKINLSGRQNIVRASSLPGTLYPLVINANIEKRFLKKKDAVVSFVVMDLLRQNYYNVIAQTATGYSSVMSAVDSRYFLVQLAWNPQRFSKSKAAGGMRRGDGSFVK